A region from the Benincasa hispida cultivar B227 chromosome 8, ASM972705v1, whole genome shotgun sequence genome encodes:
- the LOC120082399 gene encoding protein TIFY 6B-like isoform X2, protein MEWDFLGLNSKNVAMAMPLKEEFQDTSKNSAMVSGSSMQWSFSNKVSAVPQLLSFKASQDEKQRKIIVDPLVSSDTPNPSHRPYSSVIQNVASDKKAGNQYAMTVYPFQNAKALPVDCSQDVKMFPISNQPPSNAVPVAFNVPIFQSHLVPSGQPVVGSNVNLQPFGGVPIATSISVPFTSSVVGTTELRNASKPPGSMAQLTIFYAGSVYVYNDISPEKAQAIMLLAGSNGLPQTLNNILSTGQVKASFTGESFHGMPLLGLSNPHSKGHNAGVGSCSNTELPTAAKPIQTSVSSHPNHSEPPMDASSVAPISPIPPTFIPAAVPQARKASLARFLEKRKERINTCPYSVAKKTSDCSSSTLDLMA, encoded by the exons CAATGGTGAGTGGTTCAAGTATGCAGTGGTCATTCTCAAACAAGGTTTCTGCTGTTCCCCAATTGCTGTCTTTCAAGGCTTCTCAAGATGAGAAGCAAAGGAAAATTATTGTTGACCCACTTGTCTCATCAGACACTCCAAATCCTTCCCATAGGCCATATTCTTCTGTAATTCAG AATGTAGCCTCAGATAAGAAGGCTGGAAACCAGTATGCAATGACAGTTTACCCTTTCCAAAATGCCAAGGCGCTTCCGGTGGATTGTTCACAAGATGTGAAGATGTTTCCGATTTCAAACCAACCACCAAGCAATGCAGTTCCAGTGGCTTTTAACGTCCCAATATTTCAATCCCATTTGGTTCCTTCTGGCCAACCTGTGGTTGGTTCCAATGTTAACTTGCAGCCATTTGGTGGGGTTCCAATTGCAACCTCCATTTCGGTTCCTTTCACGAGCTCTGTGGTCGGTACCACCGAGTTAAG GAATGCTTCAAAACCTCCGGGTTCGATGGCACAGCTGACGATCTTCTACGCAGGGTCCGTATATGTTTATAATGACATCTCTCCTGAGAAG GCTCAGGCTATCATGCTTCTGGCTGGCAGTAATGGGCTGCCGCAAACGCTAAACAACATACTTTCAACAGGTCAAGTGAAGGCATCATTCACTGGTGAAAGTTTCCATGGAATGCCACTCCTTGGTCTTTCAAATCCACATTCTAAGGGTCATAATGCAGGAGTAGGATCTTGTAGTAACACTGAGCTACCTACTGCTGCTAAACCTATACAAACCTCAGTGTCATCTCATCCTAACCATTCCGAACCTCCCATGGATGCCAGTTCCGTTGCACCGATTTCCCCGATTCCCCCAACATTCATACCTGCAG CTGTACCTCAGGCTCGAAAGGCATCCTTGGCTCGGTTTTTAGAGAAGCGCAAAGAACG GATAAACACTTGCCCCTACAGtgttgcaaagaaaacatcaGACTGCTCATCGTCAACATTGGACCTGATGGCCTGA
- the LOC120082399 gene encoding protein TIFY 6B-like isoform X1, producing MEWDFLGLNSKNVAMAMPLKEEFQDTSKNSAMVSGSSMQWSFSNKVSAVPQLLSFKASQDEKQRKIIVDPLVSSDTPNPSHRPYSSVIQKNVASDKKAGNQYAMTVYPFQNAKALPVDCSQDVKMFPISNQPPSNAVPVAFNVPIFQSHLVPSGQPVVGSNVNLQPFGGVPIATSISVPFTSSVVGTTELRNASKPPGSMAQLTIFYAGSVYVYNDISPEKAQAIMLLAGSNGLPQTLNNILSTGQVKASFTGESFHGMPLLGLSNPHSKGHNAGVGSCSNTELPTAAKPIQTSVSSHPNHSEPPMDASSVAPISPIPPTFIPAAVPQARKASLARFLEKRKERINTCPYSVAKKTSDCSSSTLDLMA from the exons CAATGGTGAGTGGTTCAAGTATGCAGTGGTCATTCTCAAACAAGGTTTCTGCTGTTCCCCAATTGCTGTCTTTCAAGGCTTCTCAAGATGAGAAGCAAAGGAAAATTATTGTTGACCCACTTGTCTCATCAGACACTCCAAATCCTTCCCATAGGCCATATTCTTCTGTAATTCAG AAGAATGTAGCCTCAGATAAGAAGGCTGGAAACCAGTATGCAATGACAGTTTACCCTTTCCAAAATGCCAAGGCGCTTCCGGTGGATTGTTCACAAGATGTGAAGATGTTTCCGATTTCAAACCAACCACCAAGCAATGCAGTTCCAGTGGCTTTTAACGTCCCAATATTTCAATCCCATTTGGTTCCTTCTGGCCAACCTGTGGTTGGTTCCAATGTTAACTTGCAGCCATTTGGTGGGGTTCCAATTGCAACCTCCATTTCGGTTCCTTTCACGAGCTCTGTGGTCGGTACCACCGAGTTAAG GAATGCTTCAAAACCTCCGGGTTCGATGGCACAGCTGACGATCTTCTACGCAGGGTCCGTATATGTTTATAATGACATCTCTCCTGAGAAG GCTCAGGCTATCATGCTTCTGGCTGGCAGTAATGGGCTGCCGCAAACGCTAAACAACATACTTTCAACAGGTCAAGTGAAGGCATCATTCACTGGTGAAAGTTTCCATGGAATGCCACTCCTTGGTCTTTCAAATCCACATTCTAAGGGTCATAATGCAGGAGTAGGATCTTGTAGTAACACTGAGCTACCTACTGCTGCTAAACCTATACAAACCTCAGTGTCATCTCATCCTAACCATTCCGAACCTCCCATGGATGCCAGTTCCGTTGCACCGATTTCCCCGATTCCCCCAACATTCATACCTGCAG CTGTACCTCAGGCTCGAAAGGCATCCTTGGCTCGGTTTTTAGAGAAGCGCAAAGAACG GATAAACACTTGCCCCTACAGtgttgcaaagaaaacatcaGACTGCTCATCGTCAACATTGGACCTGATGGCCTGA